A region of Moorena producens PAL-8-15-08-1 DNA encodes the following proteins:
- a CDS encoding AAA family ATPase — protein MNLISMDPISMDSSSIEPISFFSILLTGVATLAVTFAKDKGRTFVKNALEQIYQYSLNLIDTKIKNQKIKVFLKTTLLYYKQKPKKEVSTQNTSQATTQGDVLGFAGQNTGTLNITNTIYQTESESKTQSLTLIKASPYLGLNKFDEKDSAKFFGRDNWISKLTEHLEENNVLLLLGASGSGKSSLIRAGVIPKLRNNWRSLTNITVVPDENPFESLYISLTSHQYRQSESKIAKEVEEDTLVKVVKSLKQDEPWLIFIDQFEELFTRTQKSECDKFVASLVRLIQEQDSTVKIVITMRADFLDRFSTYPDLGNLHDQHSKMLTKMNHSELKSAITEPAHRNGVSFEEGLVQLITDDFNKQAGSLPLLQYTLNLLWENDNIEDRVLNTKTYEELGGVTGALNQQANKIYEELDEQEQKAAKQIFLTLVNHVDGKSTNRRAKKSIFEDGAVKENAVEKLIDKRLLVSQGEEGAATVEIAHEALLRSWTQLENWINENSQTIAICNRLNDDVEEWKKTNKDAEDLWSGSKLDQVLELRKNDTFNSVLGGFSKDANQFIDASVEWRDRQEREKEEQRQRELEQERKARQAANKANVITLIAAPMLTLLLFWAGMNWRAKQKAEISNLIESSKALLVSNQQFDTLISSLKSAKKLKKSRACHQIGINLV, from the coding sequence ATGAACCTGATTTCGATGGATCCGATTTCTATGGATTCTAGTTCTATAGAACCTATTTCATTTTTTTCTATTCTTCTTACTGGAGTTGCTACTCTTGCGGTTACTTTTGCCAAAGATAAGGGAAGAACATTCGTTAAAAATGCTTTGGAGCAGATTTATCAGTATTCTCTAAACTTGATTGATACTAAAATTAAGAATCAAAAAATTAAGGTTTTTTTGAAAACAACTTTATTATACTATAAACAGAAACCGAAAAAGGAAGTGAGCACCCAAAACACTTCTCAGGCAACCACTCAAGGTGATGTTTTGGGCTTTGCTGGACAAAATACAGGAACGCTTAATATCACTAATACTATTTATCAGACCGAATCTGAGAGTAAAACTCAGTCTCTAACTCTTATTAAAGCTTCTCCCTATTTAGGATTAAACAAGTTTGATGAAAAAGATAGTGCTAAATTTTTCGGACGCGATAACTGGATTAGTAAATTAACAGAACACTTAGAAGAAAATAATGTCCTCTTGCTTTTAGGTGCATCAGGCAGCGGTAAATCATCTTTAATTAGAGCGGGGGTAATTCCTAAATTAAGAAATAATTGGCGTTCATTGACCAATATTACTGTTGTGCCAGATGAAAATCCCTTTGAATCTCTGTATATCTCTCTCACTTCTCATCAATATAGACAATCAGAATCGAAGATTGCTAAGGAGGTTGAAGAGGATACCCTGGTTAAGGTTGTCAAATCCCTGAAGCAGGATGAGCCCTGGCTGATATTTATTGACCAGTTTGAAGAACTGTTTACGAGGACTCAAAAGTCAGAATGTGATAAATTTGTTGCTAGCCTTGTTCGACTTATACAAGAGCAGGATAGCACGGTCAAGATTGTTATAACGATGCGGGCTGATTTTTTGGACAGATTCAGTACCTATCCTGATCTTGGAAATCTCCACGATCAGCACAGTAAGATGCTCACCAAGATGAACCATAGTGAGCTAAAGTCAGCCATCACTGAGCCAGCCCATCGAAATGGTGTAAGTTTTGAAGAAGGTCTAGTTCAGCTAATTACCGATGATTTTAATAAACAGGCTGGTTCTCTGCCGCTCCTACAATACACCCTTAATCTGCTGTGGGAAAATGATAATATTGAAGACCGAGTCCTGAATACGAAGACCTATGAAGAACTGGGTGGAGTAACTGGTGCGCTCAATCAGCAAGCAAATAAGATATATGAGGAGCTTGACGAACAGGAACAGAAAGCAGCCAAGCAAATTTTCCTGACATTAGTCAATCATGTAGATGGAAAATCTACTAATAGAAGAGCCAAGAAGTCGATTTTTGAGGATGGTGCTGTTAAAGAAAATGCAGTGGAAAAACTCATTGATAAGCGCCTTCTGGTTAGTCAAGGGGAAGAAGGAGCAGCAACAGTTGAGATTGCCCATGAAGCGTTGCTTAGGTCTTGGACGCAACTGGAAAATTGGATTAATGAGAATAGTCAGACGATCGCTATCTGCAATCGGCTAAACGATGATGTAGAAGAATGGAAAAAGACAAACAAGGATGCAGAGGACCTTTGGAGTGGTTCTAAGTTAGATCAGGTTTTAGAACTTAGAAAAAACGATACCTTTAATTCAGTCCTTGGTGGGTTTAGTAAGGATGCCAATCAGTTTATTGATGCCAGTGTTGAATGGCGCGATCGCCAGGAAAGAGAAAAAGAAGAACAAAGACAGCGAGAGCTAGAGCAGGAAAGAAAGGCACGCCAAGCTGCTAATAAAGCAAACGTCATAACTCTAATCGCTGCTCCAATGCTAACATTATTATTGTTTTGGGCTGGGATGAACTGGAGAGCAAAGCAAAAAGCAGAAATTAGTAACTTAATTGAATCCTCAAAAGCTCTGTTGGTCTCGAATCAGCAGTTCGATACATTAATCAGCAGCTTAAAGTCAGCCAAAAAACTTAAGAAGTCTAGGGCGTGTCATCAAATAGGTATCAATCTAGTTTAG
- a CDS encoding GNAT family N-acetyltransferase, translating to MTEFQIRLAQISDVEPILDFCQYTWENQNDYMHLVLEKRINNPDRKVFVVTLDDIPVAMQEIVMLSKQEAWLSALRVDRRYRRRGLSKLLDAHTNKYLSQVNVPILRYCVLSDNELMLKIISRRGDKKIDISSLCKADPIASSTNQLIQLDLKAFDEIWSLIINKSLLYQKTPFYTQLIITCQTITPELLKKCLLGGKVFGLIQNKKLRGIAIQTYSELSEEEFYIGYLHGEPEILTVLLCELCKLAYSLGKSVVKGLFPLNDSFGNALYQAAFQRINQAEIGIYRSSLKIKN from the coding sequence ATGACTGAATTCCAGATTCGCTTAGCTCAAATTTCAGATGTAGAACCTATCTTGGATTTTTGCCAATATACCTGGGAAAATCAAAACGATTACATGCACTTAGTGTTGGAGAAACGAATTAACAATCCTGACAGAAAAGTTTTTGTAGTTACTCTTGATGATATCCCTGTGGCGATGCAAGAAATCGTTATGTTGTCAAAACAGGAAGCGTGGCTAAGTGCTTTGAGAGTAGATCGTCGCTATAGACGGCGAGGTTTATCTAAATTATTAGATGCACATACAAATAAGTATTTATCTCAAGTAAATGTTCCTATATTACGTTACTGTGTCTTGTCTGACAATGAACTAATGTTGAAAATTATCTCTCGACGAGGAGATAAAAAAATAGATATTTCTAGTCTTTGTAAAGCTGATCCTATTGCTTCATCAACCAACCAATTAATTCAATTAGATCTGAAAGCTTTTGATGAAATTTGGTCTTTAATAATTAACAAAAGTTTATTATATCAAAAAACACCTTTTTACACACAATTAATTATTACTTGTCAAACTATTACTCCTGAGTTATTAAAAAAATGTTTGCTTGGGGGAAAAGTTTTCGGATTAATACAAAATAAAAAATTACGAGGTATAGCTATTCAAACCTACTCGGAACTTTCAGAGGAAGAGTTTTATATTGGTTATCTTCATGGAGAGCCAGAAATTTTGACAGTGCTTCTCTGTGAATTATGTAAATTAGCCTATTCTTTAGGTAAGTCAGTGGTTAAAGGTCTGTTTCCTTTGAATGATAGTTTCGGCAATGCTCTTTACCAAGCTGCTTTTCAAAGAATAAATCAAGCTGAAATAGGGATATATCGCTCTTCTTTAAAAATCAAGAATTAA